The following coding sequences lie in one Arachis hypogaea cultivar Tifrunner chromosome 9, arahy.Tifrunner.gnm2.J5K5, whole genome shotgun sequence genomic window:
- the LOC114924399 gene encoding B3 domain-containing transcription factor VRN1-like, with protein sequence MDSSNFQRNKNSLFTAIRFFKIVLGKSLDDGYLKIPNKFCRKYGGDMPNPVQLQPPDGTEWRIDWTNRDGEILFEKGWKEFATFYTLENGHVLWFEYNGTSNIKVNIFDMSALEIDYPSNGQIGDDNSVEILDEPPPRRGRGRGRPKKKVIAEPKQSRASTSKIMKSAIKTKDIDKNPNTQNLKLHVENEKDAQSEETADLKLPIVQRAIPDMDVIREAKKFKSKNPSFVIKIKQMHQTGSPANLPVCFFRMYFENTKKYAILRVGKKQWHATLIYYPYRKTALISSWRLFLEENNLKAGDVCIFELINRQRPDLQVHIRRSHD encoded by the exons ATGGATTCCTCTAACTTTCAAAGAAACAAGAATTCTCTTTTTACTGCTATCCGTTTCTTTAAGATTGTTCTCGGAAAAAGCCTTGATGATGGATATCTT AAAATACCAAACAAGTTCTGTAGGAAATATGGTGGTGATATGCCAAATCCAGTGCAACTCCAGCCTCCAGATGGCACTGAATGGAGAATAGATTGGACTAATCGTGATGGTGAGATTTTGTTTGAAAAGGGTTGGAAAGAGTTTGCTACATTTTACACTTTGGAGAATGGTCATGTGTTGTGGTTTGAGTACAATGGAACTTCTAACATCAAAGTAAACATATTCGACATGAGTGCCCTCGAAATTGATTATCCTTCCAATGGCCAAATCGGAGATGACAACTCGGTTGAGATTTTGGATGAACCGCCGCCACGAAGGGGCCGAGGTCGAGGCCGGCCGAAGAAAAAAGTGATAGCAGAACCAAAGCAATCACGTGCTTCTACAAGCAAAATAATGAAAAGTGCCATCAAAACTAAAGATATAGATAAAAATCCCAATACACAAAACTTGAAGCTGCATGTCGAGAATGAAAAAGATGCTCAATCTGAAGAGACAGCAGATCTTAAGCTGCCAATAGTTCAACGTGCCATACCAGATATGGATG TTATTAGAGAAGCAAAGAAGTTCAAGTCGAAAAATCCTTCTTTTGTCATAAAGATTAAGCAAATGCACCAAACAGGATCACCAGCA AATCTTCCAGTTTGTTTCTTCAGAATGTACTTCGAGAACACGAAGAAGTATGCAATTCTACGAGTTGGAAAGAAGCAGTGGCATGCAACATTGATCTATTATCCATATAGGAAGACTGCTCTTATCTCTAGTTGGCGCTTGTTCCTTGAAGAAAATAACTTAAAAGCCGGAGATGTTTGTATCTTTGAGCTCATTAACAGACAACGTCCAGATCTTCAGGTTCATATTCGTCGAAGCCATGATTAG